Genomic window (Fibrobacter sp.):
ATATTCTTGCTCAGGCTGTTCAGGAGCTTTTCCCATCTGCAAAGATTGCGATCGGTCCTGCCATAGAGAGCGGTTTTTATTACGATTTTGATGTTGAAGAGCCGTTTACCCCTGAGGATCTTACTGCTATCGAAGCCAGGGTAAAAGAGATAGTGGCAAGGAAGCTTCCGATTCAACGCGCTGAGCCATCGATGGAGGAGGTTCGCTCCTATTTCGAGTCCAAAGGCGAGAAATACAAGCTGGAGCTTCTCGAGGAGATAGAGGGAAAGCCCAGTGTTTATGAACAAGGTGAATGGCAGGATCTCTGCCGTGGACCCCATGTCCCTGATACCGGTTATATTAAAGCTGTAAAGCTCCTTTCCATTGCTGGCGCGTACTGGCGTGGAAATGAGAAGAACCGGATGCTTCAGCGTATCTATGGAATCTCTTTCCCGAAGCAGGCGATGCTTGATGAGTATCTGAAGCTTCTGGAGGAGGCGCAGAAGCGTGATCACAGGAGACTTGGCAAAGAGTTAGACCTGTTTTCTTTTCATCAGGAGGGTGCTGGCTTCCCGTTCTGGCATCCAAAGGGGATGATTCTTTACAATCTTATTGCCGATTACAGCCGTAAACGTCAGCTTGAGGCCGGCTATAATGAAGTGAAGACTCCCATTATACTCAAAGAGGAACTGTGGCATAGAAGCGGGCACTGGGACAAGTACCGGGAGAACATGTATTTCACCACTATCGATGAGGCAGTGCATGCGGTAAAGCCGATGAATTGTCCGGGACATCTCCTGATTTACAAGACCAGCGCACATTCTTATCGTGAATTTCCCATAAAGCTGTTTGAATTCGGGCTTGTACACAGGCATGAGAAAGCCGGTGTGCTTCACGGACTCTTCCGGGTTCGTCAATTTACTCAGGATGATGCGCATATTTTCTGTACTCCTGAGCAGATAGAGGAACAGATCGGCGAAGTGATGAGCTTTATAATGGACATGTACAGGGTTTTCGGTTTTG
Coding sequences:
- the thrS gene encoding threonine--tRNA ligase gives rise to the protein MIIKLPDNNQKELPEGASALDLAKAISPRLAGAAVAAKINGALADLSRKLIDQNQVEILTFDSPEGKSVFWHSSSHILAQAVQELFPSAKIAIGPAIESGFYYDFDVEEPFTPEDLTAIEARVKEIVARKLPIQRAEPSMEEVRSYFESKGEKYKLELLEEIEGKPSVYEQGEWQDLCRGPHVPDTGYIKAVKLLSIAGAYWRGNEKNRMLQRIYGISFPKQAMLDEYLKLLEEAQKRDHRRLGKELDLFSFHQEGAGFPFWHPKGMILYNLIADYSRKRQLEAGYNEVKTPIILKEELWHRSGHWDKYRENMYFTTIDEAVHAVKPMNCPGHLLIYKTSAHSYREFPIKLFEFGLVHRHEKAGVLHGLFRVRQFTQDDAHIFCTPEQIEEQIGEVMSFIMDMYRVFGFEEYRIELSTRPEKFIGSIEVWDRAEAALKNVLDKQKFPYQINPGDGAFYGPKIDFHIKDVLKRSWQCGTIQLDFSMPERFDLEYIDANSQRMRPVMIHRALFGSMERFIGILIEHYGGALPFWLAPVQLKILPVSDRFIGYARDLQKKAADASIRVEIDERSEKVGYKIRDAEVKKIPFMAVVGEKEQEAGTVSVRQHGKGDLGSRTVTEFLEYLVAANKPGSKN